The following are encoded in a window of Geobacter metallireducens GS-15 genomic DNA:
- the icmF gene encoding fused isobutyryl-CoA mutase/GTPase IcmF, translating into MHTAAAAPYKTTHKVRFVTATSLFDGHDASTNIIRRILQASGAEVIHLGHNRSVDEIVTAAIQEDAQGIAVSCYQGGHLEFFKYIKDQLRERGAEQVRIFGGGGGVIIPDEIRELESYGISKIFSPEDGRRMGLQGMINFMLKECDFAPQRNIDEEINKLQHQDIRAVNTLITLAEQDVHDHSGGYGPLRERIRTMARPAPVVGVTGTGGAGKSSLTDELVRRFLRDFPEKSVAILAVDPSRQRTGGALLGDRIRMNAINTSKVYMRSLATRDSHSELSAAINDAIDVVKAAGFDLVIVETSGIGQGDARVVEIADVSLYVMTCEFGAPTQLEKIDMLDFADLIALNKFERKGAEDALRNVRKQYRRNRNLFEAADEELPVFGTIAAQFNDPGTNVLYRALMETLNTKTGSGFQSNLVITEKESLKQYIIPPDRIHYLGEIVQTVRGYRKRVQEQAGVARRLFQLQGAKEVVGDSPATGELERQIALHEAKLHEEPKKILADWPCLKETYRQDQLVTKVRDKEIRSDLYTTTLSGTRIPKVCLPDFADYGEIVRWSMLENVPGLFPYTAGVFPFKRAEEDPKRQFAGEGSPERTNRRFHYLCKDDDAKRLSTAFDSVTLYGEDPDYPPDIYGKVGESGVSICTVEDMQKLYAGFDLCAPNTSVSITINGPAPMMLAFFFNAAIEQQVAAFREKNGRAPSGAEYAEIRSCTLQTVRGTVQADILKEDQGQNTCIFSTEFALRMMGDIQQYFIEQKVRNYYSVSISGYHIAEAGANPISQLAFTLSNGFTYVEYYLSRGMKIDDFAPNLSYFFSNGLDPEYTVIGRVARRIWAVVMREKYGANDRSQKLKYHIQTSGRSLHAQEMDFNDIRTTLQALMAIYDNCNSLHTNAYDEAVTTPTEESVRRAMAIQMIITREFGLAKNENSCQGSFIIEELTDLVEEAVMCEFERIDQRGGVLGAMETQYQRSKIQDESMLYEHKKHSGELPIIGVNCFLNPRACEEGYQVPGELARATKEEKEQQIANLRAFQERHRNEAPQALKRLQEVAVNGGNIFAELMETAKVASLGQISHALYEVGGKYRRNM; encoded by the coding sequence ATGCATACCGCCGCCGCAGCACCCTACAAAACCACCCACAAGGTCCGCTTCGTCACCGCCACGAGCCTCTTCGACGGTCACGACGCCTCCACCAACATCATCCGTCGTATTCTGCAGGCCTCTGGGGCCGAGGTTATCCACCTGGGGCACAACCGCTCCGTGGACGAGATCGTCACCGCCGCCATCCAGGAGGATGCCCAAGGAATTGCCGTCTCCTGCTACCAGGGAGGGCACCTGGAGTTCTTCAAGTACATCAAGGACCAGCTGCGGGAGCGAGGTGCGGAGCAGGTGCGGATATTCGGCGGCGGCGGCGGGGTCATCATCCCGGACGAGATCCGGGAGCTGGAGTCCTACGGCATCTCCAAGATTTTTTCCCCCGAAGACGGCAGGCGCATGGGGCTCCAGGGGATGATCAACTTCATGCTCAAGGAGTGCGATTTTGCCCCCCAGCGGAACATCGACGAAGAGATCAACAAGCTCCAGCACCAGGATATCCGGGCCGTCAACACCCTCATCACCCTGGCGGAGCAGGATGTCCATGACCATTCCGGCGGCTACGGCCCCCTGCGGGAGAGGATCAGGACCATGGCCCGCCCCGCGCCGGTAGTGGGGGTCACCGGTACGGGCGGTGCCGGCAAGAGCTCCCTCACCGACGAGCTGGTGCGCCGGTTCCTGCGGGATTTCCCGGAGAAGAGCGTCGCCATTCTGGCGGTGGACCCGAGTCGCCAACGGACCGGTGGCGCACTCCTGGGGGACCGGATCCGGATGAACGCCATCAACACCAGCAAGGTCTACATGCGCTCCCTGGCCACCCGCGATTCCCACTCGGAGCTGTCTGCAGCCATCAACGATGCCATTGATGTGGTGAAGGCCGCCGGTTTCGATCTCGTCATCGTGGAGACGAGCGGCATCGGTCAGGGGGATGCCCGGGTTGTGGAGATCGCCGATGTCTCCCTCTACGTCATGACCTGCGAGTTCGGCGCTCCGACCCAACTGGAGAAGATCGACATGCTCGACTTCGCCGATCTCATCGCCCTCAACAAGTTCGAGCGGAAAGGGGCCGAGGATGCCCTGCGCAACGTGCGCAAACAGTACCGGCGTAACCGCAACCTCTTCGAGGCGGCCGACGAAGAGCTGCCGGTGTTCGGCACCATCGCGGCCCAGTTCAACGACCCCGGCACCAACGTCCTCTACCGGGCCCTCATGGAAACCCTGAACACCAAAACGGGCTCGGGATTCCAGTCGAACCTGGTCATCACCGAGAAGGAGAGCCTCAAGCAGTACATCATCCCGCCGGACCGGATCCACTACCTGGGAGAGATCGTGCAGACGGTGCGCGGCTACCGGAAACGGGTGCAGGAGCAGGCCGGCGTTGCCCGGCGGCTCTTCCAACTGCAGGGGGCGAAGGAAGTGGTGGGCGATTCGCCGGCCACGGGGGAACTGGAGAGGCAGATCGCCCTCCATGAGGCAAAACTCCACGAAGAGCCGAAAAAGATCCTCGCCGACTGGCCCTGCCTGAAGGAAACCTACCGCCAGGATCAGCTGGTGACGAAGGTACGGGACAAGGAGATCCGCAGCGACCTCTACACCACCACCCTCTCCGGCACCCGGATTCCCAAGGTCTGCCTCCCCGACTTCGCCGATTACGGGGAGATCGTCCGCTGGTCCATGCTGGAGAACGTGCCGGGGCTCTTCCCCTACACCGCCGGGGTCTTCCCCTTCAAGCGGGCCGAGGAGGACCCGAAGCGCCAGTTCGCCGGCGAGGGGTCGCCGGAGCGGACCAACCGCCGCTTCCACTATCTCTGCAAGGACGACGACGCCAAGCGGCTCTCCACCGCCTTCGACAGCGTCACCCTCTACGGCGAGGACCCGGACTATCCCCCCGACATCTACGGCAAGGTGGGCGAGAGCGGGGTCTCCATCTGCACCGTTGAGGACATGCAGAAGCTCTATGCCGGCTTCGACCTCTGCGCCCCCAACACCAGTGTCTCCATCACCATCAACGGCCCGGCCCCCATGATGCTCGCCTTCTTCTTCAACGCCGCCATCGAGCAGCAGGTGGCCGCGTTCCGGGAGAAGAACGGCCGTGCGCCCAGCGGCGCCGAGTACGCCGAGATCAGGAGCTGTACCCTCCAGACGGTGCGCGGCACCGTGCAGGCCGACATCCTCAAGGAGGACCAGGGGCAGAACACCTGCATCTTCTCCACCGAGTTCGCCCTCCGGATGATGGGTGACATCCAGCAGTACTTCATCGAGCAGAAGGTGCGGAACTACTACTCGGTCTCCATCAGCGGCTACCACATTGCCGAGGCGGGGGCTAACCCCATCTCCCAGCTGGCCTTCACCCTCTCCAACGGCTTCACCTACGTGGAGTACTACCTCTCCCGCGGCATGAAGATCGACGACTTCGCCCCGAACCTCTCCTACTTCTTCAGTAACGGCCTCGACCCGGAGTACACGGTCATCGGCCGGGTGGCGCGGCGCATCTGGGCCGTGGTGATGCGGGAGAAGTACGGCGCCAACGACCGGAGCCAGAAGCTCAAGTACCACATCCAGACCAGCGGCCGCTCCCTCCACGCCCAGGAGATGGATTTCAACGACATCCGCACGACGCTTCAGGCCCTCATGGCTATTTACGACAACTGCAACTCCCTCCACACCAACGCCTACGACGAGGCGGTCACTACCCCAACCGAGGAGTCGGTGCGCCGGGCCATGGCGATCCAGATGATTATCACCCGGGAGTTCGGCCTGGCGAAGAACGAGAACTCCTGCCAGGGCTCCTTCATCATCGAGGAGCTGACCGACCTGGTGGAAGAGGCGGTGATGTGTGAATTCGAGCGGATCGACCAGCGGGGGGGCGTCCTGGGGGCAATGGAGACCCAGTACCAGCGGAGCAAGATCCAGGATGAATCCATGCTCTACGAGCACAAGAAACACAGCGGCGAGCTCCCCATCATCGGGGTCAACTGCTTCCTCAATCCCCGGGCCTGCGAGGAGGGGTACCAGGTGCCAGGGGAACTGGCCCGTGCCACGAAAGAGGAGAAGGAGCAGCAGATCGCCAACCTGCGGGCCTTCCAGGAGCGGCACAGGAATGAGGCACCACAGGCGCTGAAGCGACTGCAGGAGGTTGCCGTAAACGGCGGCAACATCTTTGCCGAGCTCATGGAAACCGCCAAGGTGGCGTCCCTGGGGCAGATCAGCCATGCGCTGTATGAGGTGGGGGGAAAATACCGCCGGAACATGTGA